A single window of Providencia alcalifaciens DNA harbors:
- a CDS encoding purine-cytosine permease family protein, giving the protein MTVSNDIIGQKQSRQDNVPLIEARSIDYIPESERHGTLSSQFTLWFGANLQITAIVTGALAVVLGGDVFWSLIGLFIGQLLGGAVMALHAVQGPKLGLPQMISSRVQFGVYGAVIPILLVCMMYVGFSASGTVLAGQAVGQLLNVSDWMGIVIFGIVIIGITICGYRIIHILGKVASVVGVIAFFYLFFRLFYMNDVSVLLANRHFDWTNFLLAMSLSASWQIAFGPYVADYSRYLPTKTPTIKAFLAVGSGTVIGTQASMILGVFAAALAGNQFAGHEVSYIVGLGSTGLIAALLYISIFFGKVTITALNAYGSFMSMAAIWCGFRGKHQISRGQRLFFIILMVSFSTALGLAGQHSFLKLFSAFLLFLLAFFTPWSAINLVDYYWVTKGRYDVPQLSNPNGRYGRWNKVGIITYVVGVLIQMPFIATGFYTGPLVDSLGGVDISWIVGLVATSIIYYVAVKIWPMSVAPSLILPETK; this is encoded by the coding sequence ATGACAGTTTCCAACGATATCATCGGGCAAAAGCAGTCTCGCCAAGATAATGTTCCGCTTATCGAAGCACGTTCCATTGACTATATTCCTGAATCTGAACGACACGGGACTTTGTCGAGCCAATTCACACTGTGGTTTGGGGCTAACTTACAAATCACCGCAATTGTCACCGGTGCCCTAGCTGTTGTACTGGGGGGGGATGTATTTTGGTCGTTGATTGGCTTGTTTATCGGTCAATTACTGGGGGGCGCAGTGATGGCGCTCCATGCTGTACAAGGCCCGAAGCTGGGTCTACCGCAAATGATCTCCAGCCGCGTGCAATTTGGGGTTTATGGTGCCGTCATCCCGATTTTATTAGTCTGTATGATGTACGTCGGGTTTTCTGCCAGTGGGACCGTATTGGCGGGGCAGGCCGTGGGGCAACTACTGAATGTCAGTGATTGGATGGGGATCGTGATTTTCGGGATTGTGATCATCGGTATCACTATTTGCGGTTACCGGATTATCCACATTCTCGGTAAAGTGGCGAGTGTTGTCGGCGTTATCGCATTCTTCTATCTATTCTTCCGTCTGTTCTATATGAATGACGTCTCGGTATTATTAGCAAACCGTCATTTCGATTGGACAAATTTCCTATTAGCCATGTCGCTGTCGGCTTCTTGGCAGATTGCGTTTGGCCCTTATGTGGCGGATTACTCCCGTTATTTACCCACCAAAACCCCAACCATCAAAGCGTTTTTAGCCGTGGGTTCAGGTACGGTAATCGGTACTCAAGCCTCGATGATCCTGGGGGTGTTTGCAGCAGCACTTGCAGGCAATCAATTCGCGGGTCATGAAGTTTCCTACATTGTTGGCTTAGGCAGCACGGGCTTAATTGCAGCGCTACTGTATATCAGTATTTTCTTTGGCAAAGTGACGATTACGGCTCTGAATGCTTATGGCAGCTTTATGTCGATGGCAGCGATTTGGTGTGGTTTCCGTGGTAAACATCAGATTTCCCGTGGTCAGCGTCTGTTCTTTATTATCCTCATGGTGAGCTTTTCAACGGCTTTAGGTCTTGCTGGGCAGCATTCATTCTTAAAGCTATTCTCGGCGTTCTTACTGTTCTTATTGGCGTTCTTTACGCCATGGAGCGCAATTAACTTAGTGGATTACTACTGGGTGACGAAAGGTCGCTACGATGTCCCGCAATTATCCAATCCGAATGGTCGTTATGGCCGTTGGAACAAAGTGGGGATCATCACCTATGTGGTCGGCGTATTGATCCAAATGCCATTTATTGCCACGGGTTTCTATACTGGACCTCTGGTTGATAGCCTAGGTGGCGTGGATATTTCGTGGATTGTTGGTTTAGTTGCCACCAGCATTATCTACTATGTCGCAGTAAAAATTTGGCCAATGTCAGTGGCACCAAGCCTGATATTGCCAGAAACCAAATAA
- a CDS encoding electron transfer flavoprotein subunit beta/FixA family protein, producing the protein MKILVAVKRVIDHNVKVRVKADGSGVELANVKMAMNPFDEIAVEEAVRLKEAGKATEVVAVSIGEAAAQDTLRSAMAIGADRAVLIQKPAEMALEPLDIARLLQQVVSQEQPDLILLGKQAIDDDCNQTGQMLSALLGCAQATFASQIMVEGEKLKVTREIDGGLETLSMGLPAIVTTDLRLNEPRYATLPNIMKAKKKTLDIIDISTLNFSPLGQVKIVNVTEPKKRSGQCTMLNDAATLVTELQAKEVI; encoded by the coding sequence ATGAAAATTTTAGTCGCAGTAAAACGGGTGATTGACCATAACGTCAAAGTGCGGGTTAAAGCCGATGGCTCAGGGGTTGAGCTGGCCAATGTCAAAATGGCGATGAACCCATTCGATGAGATTGCGGTAGAAGAGGCGGTACGTTTAAAAGAAGCGGGTAAAGCCACCGAAGTGGTGGCGGTCTCCATCGGCGAAGCCGCGGCGCAAGATACGCTGCGTAGTGCGATGGCGATTGGAGCTGACCGAGCTGTTTTGATTCAAAAGCCCGCCGAGATGGCGCTAGAGCCGCTGGATATTGCCCGCCTTTTACAACAAGTGGTGAGTCAGGAGCAACCGGATTTAATTTTACTCGGCAAGCAAGCCATTGATGATGATTGCAACCAAACTGGGCAAATGCTTTCCGCACTATTGGGCTGTGCGCAAGCCACCTTTGCTTCGCAGATTATGGTTGAGGGTGAAAAACTGAAAGTCACCCGCGAAATCGATGGCGGCTTAGAAACTTTATCCATGGGATTGCCTGCGATTGTAACCACGGACTTGCGCTTAAATGAACCTCGCTATGCCACATTGCCTAACATTATGAAGGCAAAGAAAAAAACATTAGACATCATCGATATTTCCACACTGAATTTTAGCCCATTAGGGCAAGTGAAAATCGTCAACGTGACTGAACCAAAAAAGCGTTCTGGGCAGTGCACCATGTTGAATGATGCCGCCACGTTAGTGACTGAACTGCAAGCTAAAGAAGTGATTTAG
- a CDS encoding electron transfer flavoprotein-ubiquinone oxidoreductase translates to MTIDNSANVSASCARESMEFDVLIVGGGPAGLSAAIRIKQLSLQTGRELSVCLIDKAAEVGAHILSGAVIDPRGLNELLPDWQQTVSASLTAVSEDRFLWLKENKASKLPLSLLPACLKNYGNVIGSLGQVSAALAAEAEQLGVDIFPGFAATEILFDDAGQVIGVTTGDMGLDKQGNPTAMYQAGMNLLAKMTFFAEGCRGQLGKQLIAHFDLAANRGKQTYGLGLKEIWQIPKQQHQAGLVVHSIGWPLDNQTYGGGFAYHYGENLVAVGLVVGLNYENPYLSPFDEFQRLKTHPAFSAFLQGGERVSYGARTMVAGGLPALPELSFPGGALIGDDAGFLNAARIKGSHCAVKSGMLAAEALFDSFAEDVVNYTEFTHQFQQKFEQSWLYDELYQTRNFKPYMKKGLVMGSLMFGAEQWLLKGRSPWTLKLKLDDHQGLRPASEFQPIHYPKPDGKLSFDKSSSVFLSNTNHAEEQPCHLRLKDNEIPIRVNLFTYASPETRYCPAGVYEIVSDQEQEKLQINAQNCLHCKACDIKDPLQNITWTAPQGGEGPIYQGM, encoded by the coding sequence ATGACTATCGACAATAGTGCGAATGTTTCGGCGTCTTGTGCGCGAGAATCCATGGAGTTTGATGTCCTGATTGTCGGTGGTGGGCCCGCGGGATTATCGGCGGCAATTCGCATTAAACAACTCTCGTTACAAACAGGACGGGAACTCAGTGTCTGCTTAATTGATAAAGCCGCCGAAGTTGGGGCGCATATTTTATCGGGGGCGGTCATCGATCCCCGTGGACTGAATGAGTTATTACCCGACTGGCAGCAAACGGTTTCTGCCTCACTCACCGCTGTCAGTGAAGATCGTTTTTTATGGCTCAAAGAGAATAAAGCCAGCAAATTGCCATTATCTTTGTTACCTGCTTGCCTGAAAAACTACGGTAATGTGATTGGCAGCCTTGGGCAAGTCAGCGCAGCACTTGCAGCAGAAGCAGAGCAACTCGGTGTCGATATTTTCCCAGGGTTTGCGGCTACCGAAATCCTTTTTGATGATGCAGGACAGGTTATTGGCGTCACCACTGGCGATATGGGGCTAGACAAACAGGGCAACCCGACTGCCATGTACCAAGCGGGTATGAACCTATTAGCCAAAATGACTTTTTTCGCGGAAGGATGCCGAGGGCAACTAGGTAAACAGTTAATTGCCCACTTCGATTTAGCGGCAAACCGCGGTAAACAGACTTATGGATTAGGCCTCAAAGAAATTTGGCAAATTCCTAAACAGCAGCATCAAGCGGGGCTGGTGGTGCATTCAATCGGCTGGCCGCTGGATAACCAAACCTATGGGGGCGGATTCGCTTACCACTATGGGGAAAACTTGGTCGCGGTGGGGCTGGTGGTGGGGCTAAATTATGAAAACCCCTATTTATCCCCATTCGATGAATTCCAGCGTTTGAAAACCCATCCTGCCTTCAGTGCTTTTTTGCAAGGGGGTGAGCGTGTGAGTTATGGGGCGCGTACCATGGTGGCGGGGGGCTTACCCGCATTACCAGAGTTAAGCTTCCCCGGCGGTGCATTAATTGGAGATGATGCGGGCTTTTTGAATGCTGCACGCATTAAAGGCAGCCACTGCGCGGTGAAAAGCGGCATGCTAGCGGCAGAGGCTTTATTTGACTCTTTCGCTGAGGATGTCGTCAATTACACAGAATTTACCCACCAATTTCAGCAAAAATTTGAACAAAGCTGGTTGTATGACGAGCTTTATCAGACCCGTAATTTCAAGCCGTATATGAAAAAAGGGTTAGTGATGGGGTCGTTGATGTTCGGCGCAGAGCAATGGTTACTAAAGGGGCGTAGCCCTTGGACGCTTAAGCTCAAACTGGATGATCACCAAGGGCTTAGGCCTGCCAGTGAATTTCAGCCGATCCATTACCCAAAACCGGATGGCAAGCTGTCATTTGATAAATCTTCATCGGTGTTTTTATCCAATACAAACCATGCGGAAGAGCAGCCTTGCCACTTACGTTTAAAAGATAATGAAATTCCTATTCGCGTGAATTTATTCACTTATGCATCACCGGAAACGCGATATTGCCCTGCGGGAGTGTACGAAATAGTGAGTGATCAGGAGCAGGAAAAACTGCAAATAAATGCGCAGAACTGCCTGCATTGCAAAGCGTGTGATATTAAAGACCCTCTGCAAAATATTACGTGGACAGCACCCCAAGGGGGAGAAGGACCTATTTATCAAGGTATGTAG
- a CDS encoding CaiB/BaiF CoA transferase family protein, with amino-acid sequence MNAAMTQKPHGPLVGIKVIDLSRVLAGPYCTGMMADLGAEVIKIEVPDHGDDSRHLGPFIDGESVYYGLINRGKRSIELDLKDDGDRQILFQLIKESDVVVENFRPGVTKRLGIDFDSVKQLNPNIIYASISGFGQNSPLASYPAYDIVAQAMSGLMSVTGSPESGPTRSGESIGDVCAGVFASWAISSALFARERHGEGAQYLDVAMVDVLLSMQLTGLSNLFANGKAPSLVGNRHPVSTPFDTYQAKDGLVVIAIASEKLFQRFCECMGKPGLSQDARYLSDPVRTINQAALRQEIESWTGTKRVEEVCDLLLNAGVPASPIHNLQQATQSEHAEVRQVLTHLNDGGTPLISQPVFFNGVKPKVTQRAPVLGEGNERYKSAATTTTIKSAETMQ; translated from the coding sequence ATGAATGCGGCAATGACTCAAAAACCACACGGGCCTCTGGTAGGGATCAAAGTAATTGATTTAAGCCGTGTGCTCGCAGGGCCTTACTGCACGGGCATGATGGCAGACTTGGGCGCAGAGGTGATCAAAATCGAAGTGCCTGATCATGGTGATGATAGCCGTCATCTTGGTCCTTTTATTGACGGTGAAAGTGTTTATTACGGGCTGATTAATCGTGGGAAACGCAGCATTGAGTTAGATCTTAAAGATGATGGCGATCGTCAGATTTTATTTCAATTGATCAAAGAGAGTGATGTGGTGGTGGAAAACTTCCGCCCTGGTGTCACCAAGCGTCTTGGGATCGATTTCGACAGTGTTAAACAGCTTAACCCCAACATTATTTACGCCAGCATTTCAGGGTTTGGGCAAAACAGCCCCCTTGCGAGCTACCCAGCTTATGACATTGTGGCACAGGCCATGTCTGGATTGATGAGCGTGACAGGTTCCCCTGAGTCGGGTCCTACGCGCAGTGGTGAATCTATCGGGGATGTCTGTGCGGGTGTATTTGCCTCATGGGCGATTAGCAGCGCGCTATTTGCTCGTGAACGTCACGGTGAAGGCGCGCAATATCTGGATGTTGCCATGGTGGATGTGCTGCTGAGCATGCAGCTCACAGGGCTATCTAACTTATTTGCCAATGGTAAAGCGCCAAGTTTAGTGGGGAATCGTCACCCTGTTTCAACGCCATTTGATACATACCAAGCAAAAGATGGTTTGGTGGTGATTGCGATTGCCAGTGAAAAACTGTTCCAACGTTTCTGTGAATGTATGGGGAAACCCGGGCTATCCCAAGATGCGCGTTACTTGAGCGACCCAGTTCGAACTATCAACCAAGCGGCGCTACGCCAAGAAATTGAAAGCTGGACAGGAACAAAGCGTGTCGAGGAAGTGTGTGACTTACTGCTGAATGCTGGGGTTCCAGCCTCACCGATTCACAATTTACAGCAAGCAACGCAAAGCGAGCATGCCGAAGTTCGTCAGGTGCTAACCCACTTAAATGATGGTGGTACCCCTCTGATTTCTCAGCCTGTCTTCTTTAATGGCGTGAAACCAAAAGTTACCCAAAGAGCCCCTGTTCTCGGGGAAGGTAATGAACGGTATAAATCGGCAGCCACAACCACAACGATAAAAAGCGCGGAGACGATGCAATGA
- a CDS encoding UTRA domain-containing protein, with protein MTSKPAYKQIQSYILRSIDLGIFKPETQIPTELELCAQFNVSRMTVNKAISELSQKGILNRIAGKGTFVATQKHELPVTKAFDIFDEISVSGNKYAGHQLQLKIIPATAEIALQLGVTEGSNIGYCKMLHFENDIPLMLEERYVNHGIAPEFVQQHFGNSETPSGYLQRHFPVSEMEHTIEAILANKPIAQALSIKEHSPCLQLSRRTWTGSTLISYVNMISAGSRYKLKLHSRIEN; from the coding sequence ATGACATCAAAACCGGCCTACAAGCAAATTCAATCTTACATTCTGCGGAGTATTGATTTAGGGATTTTCAAACCCGAAACTCAGATCCCCACTGAACTTGAGTTATGTGCCCAATTTAATGTTAGCCGTATGACGGTAAATAAAGCGATTTCTGAGCTCAGCCAGAAAGGCATCTTAAATCGGATTGCGGGAAAAGGCACATTTGTCGCCACTCAAAAACATGAACTTCCCGTCACTAAAGCCTTTGATATTTTTGATGAAATTTCAGTTAGTGGGAATAAATATGCAGGCCACCAGCTACAGCTAAAAATCATCCCTGCCACCGCAGAAATTGCCCTACAACTTGGCGTCACGGAAGGCAGCAATATTGGCTACTGCAAAATGCTACATTTTGAAAATGACATTCCGCTGATGCTAGAAGAACGCTATGTAAATCACGGAATTGCCCCTGAATTTGTTCAGCAGCATTTTGGCAATAGTGAAACCCCAAGCGGCTATTTACAACGCCATTTCCCTGTCAGTGAAATGGAGCACACCATTGAAGCAATTTTAGCCAATAAGCCAATTGCACAAGCCTTATCCATCAAAGAACATTCCCCTTGTTTGCAACTAAGCCGCCGCACATGGACAGGCAGCACGTTGATCAGCTACGTCAATATGATCAGCGCAGGCTCACGCTATAAGTTAAAATTACATTCCCGCATTGAAAATTAA
- a CDS encoding MFS transporter gives MTTETVAIKSFGTTKTTSKVLFICWMSILFEGYDVGVMGAVLPTLAEYKQWNLTPLELGALSSYALVGMFFGAFIIGTLSELYGRRRMLLACVTLFSLTMLAAALAPTPWVFGLMRFIGGVGLGGVIPVAAALTIEYSPAEKRSFNYGIMYSGYSLGILSAALVAMWLLEQFGWRSVIGFGALPLLLIWPMARILPESLEFLTHKGRHTEAQSLAQKLDVEYQAPPAQQKQQPQRLKEIVSVVFAWTHLRATACFWIALFCGMLLVYGLNTWLPSIMRKEGYNLGSSLTFLVVFSLASALGGLFLGKIADKRGVRGSVAFFFLLGAIGIGCMVFKQNIYINYLLVAFAGVGSISAALILTGYIANYYPSKARASATGWALSFSRIGAMTGPMFGAYIASMGIATSWNFIAFSVVAVIAATAVILLPQKRS, from the coding sequence ATGACAACAGAGACAGTCGCGATTAAATCTTTTGGCACCACAAAAACCACCTCGAAAGTGTTATTTATCTGCTGGATGAGCATTCTATTTGAAGGCTATGATGTTGGCGTGATGGGCGCTGTTCTTCCCACTCTCGCAGAATATAAACAGTGGAACCTCACTCCATTAGAGCTTGGCGCTCTCAGTAGCTACGCTTTAGTCGGCATGTTTTTTGGGGCATTTATTATCGGTACGCTGAGTGAACTCTATGGCCGTCGCCGTATGCTTTTAGCTTGCGTCACGCTCTTTTCATTGACCATGCTTGCTGCCGCCCTTGCCCCAACACCATGGGTGTTTGGGTTAATGCGTTTTATTGGGGGCGTTGGACTCGGAGGTGTTATTCCCGTAGCTGCAGCGTTAACCATCGAATATTCCCCTGCTGAAAAACGTTCTTTTAACTACGGCATTATGTATTCCGGTTACTCATTAGGGATCCTCAGCGCCGCTCTGGTTGCCATGTGGTTGCTAGAACAATTTGGATGGCGCAGTGTGATTGGCTTTGGCGCATTACCACTTTTGTTAATTTGGCCGATGGCACGTATCTTACCTGAATCTCTTGAATTTCTGACTCACAAAGGACGCCACACCGAAGCGCAATCCCTAGCACAGAAATTAGACGTTGAATATCAAGCACCACCAGCACAGCAAAAACAGCAACCTCAACGTTTAAAAGAGATAGTCTCCGTGGTTTTTGCATGGACACATTTGCGCGCAACCGCGTGTTTCTGGATAGCCCTATTCTGCGGCATGTTGCTGGTGTATGGCTTAAATACGTGGCTACCGTCGATTATGCGCAAAGAAGGCTATAACTTAGGTTCCAGCCTAACGTTCCTTGTGGTATTTAGCTTAGCATCCGCATTAGGGGGCTTATTCTTAGGGAAAATCGCGGATAAACGCGGCGTTCGGGGCTCAGTTGCATTTTTCTTCTTGCTCGGCGCGATTGGCATTGGCTGCATGGTCTTCAAACAAAATATCTATATTAACTATTTACTTGTGGCATTTGCTGGGGTCGGCAGTATTTCAGCCGCGCTGATTTTGACGGGTTATATCGCCAATTATTACCCATCAAAAGCCCGTGCCTCAGCGACTGGCTGGGCATTAAGTTTCTCACGAATTGGTGCGATGACAGGGCCCATGTTTGGGGCGTATATCGCCAGTATGGGGATAGCAACCAGCTGGAACTTTATCGCTTTTTCGGTGGTCGCGGTGATAGCGGCAACAGCCGTGATTTTACTACCTCAAAAACGCTCATAG
- a CDS encoding electron transfer flavoprotein subunit alpha/FixB family protein, with amino-acid sequence MSQLSVLVVVEHDNQTIKSSTYNSIAAAREIIAQGGSLHVLVAGSQAAAVAQSAASILGVEKVITVDAEPLKNALAESMTSAVVAVAQGYSHIIFPATTFGKNIAPRVAATLGVSQISDITQVVDAQTFVRPIYAGNALATVQNNGNQVVITVRSSAFSGAAATQSPVVIEAVSVTQFTQLSALTSQSLTQMSRAELSSAKVVISGGRGLSSGENFALLETIADKLGAAVGASRAAVDAGYVPNDYQVGQTGKIVAPDLYIAVGISGAIQHIAGMKESKVIVAINSDPEAPIFQVADYGIVGDLFEILPEFDKALA; translated from the coding sequence ATGAGCCAATTATCCGTTTTAGTCGTTGTTGAGCACGATAACCAAACCATTAAATCTTCAACCTATAACAGCATAGCGGCTGCACGCGAAATCATTGCACAAGGCGGAAGCCTGCATGTGCTGGTGGCGGGAAGCCAAGCGGCTGCGGTGGCACAATCCGCGGCATCCATTCTCGGCGTCGAAAAGGTGATAACAGTCGATGCCGAACCGCTCAAAAATGCGCTGGCGGAATCCATGACGAGCGCGGTAGTTGCCGTGGCGCAGGGCTATAGCCACATTATCTTTCCTGCAACCACATTTGGTAAAAACATAGCCCCTCGCGTCGCCGCTACGCTGGGTGTTTCTCAGATTTCGGATATTACGCAAGTGGTCGATGCGCAAACATTTGTTCGCCCAATTTATGCCGGAAATGCGCTGGCAACGGTGCAAAACAATGGCAATCAGGTGGTGATCACCGTACGCAGCTCAGCATTTTCAGGAGCGGCTGCAACCCAATCACCGGTGGTGATAGAAGCTGTTTCTGTTACGCAGTTCACCCAACTTTCGGCACTGACTAGCCAGTCATTAACCCAGATGAGCCGCGCGGAGTTAAGCTCTGCCAAAGTGGTGATTTCAGGGGGGCGCGGTTTAAGTTCCGGTGAGAATTTTGCTTTACTGGAAACCATCGCCGATAAGTTAGGGGCTGCGGTGGGGGCATCCCGTGCGGCAGTTGATGCGGGGTATGTACCAAATGATTATCAAGTCGGGCAAACGGGCAAGATCGTCGCGCCAGATCTGTATATTGCGGTTGGGATCTCCGGTGCTATTCAACATATTGCGGGCATGAAAGAGAGCAAAGTGATCGTGGCGATTAATAGCGATCCAGAAGCGCCGATTTTCCAAGTGGCAGACTACGGCATTGTGGGGGATCTGTTTGAGATCTTACCTGAATTCGATAAAGCGCTGGCGTAG
- a CDS encoding acyl-CoA dehydrogenase family protein, whose translation MSFEINETEYAIVEAVEKVCRDILQANAQRYDEEEIFCAESLIALGEMGCWGINLPEQYGGFGIGSIAMSMIVEAVAAACASTSSALTAHFLATDSILIGGTEEQKNDWLPKAASGELLGAFGLTEPAAGSNPADMRTTATRENGGWRIRGNKHYITNAKEADFIVLYAKTDVEAGARGISAFMIPKGTEGVAFSQPEKTMGLRGSTIYELALNCWLPESALLGEEGKGFHTAMEVLDKGRVEVAATSLGIARAAMESTLGWVKERQIGKKPLAAYQGTQWKIADMHTQLEAARMLTWNAAELRDSGQRFSLQSATAKLFAAECAGFVTDAALQLHGGYGYIRDLPLERYVRDARILRIFEGTSEIQKIIISRAVLDA comes from the coding sequence ATGAGTTTTGAGATTAATGAAACCGAATACGCCATTGTAGAGGCCGTTGAAAAAGTGTGTCGCGATATTCTACAAGCGAATGCTCAACGTTATGACGAAGAAGAAATTTTCTGTGCGGAAAGCTTAATCGCACTGGGTGAAATGGGCTGTTGGGGAATTAACTTACCGGAGCAATATGGTGGTTTTGGCATTGGCAGCATTGCCATGAGCATGATTGTTGAAGCGGTAGCAGCGGCTTGCGCCTCGACATCATCCGCATTGACCGCCCATTTCTTAGCCACGGATTCAATCTTAATCGGTGGTACTGAAGAGCAAAAAAATGATTGGTTACCTAAAGCGGCAAGCGGTGAATTACTGGGCGCATTTGGATTAACAGAGCCAGCCGCAGGTTCAAACCCCGCGGATATGCGTACCACAGCAACCCGTGAAAATGGCGGTTGGCGCATTCGTGGTAACAAACACTATATTACCAATGCCAAAGAAGCGGATTTTATTGTGCTGTATGCCAAAACGGATGTTGAAGCAGGCGCTCGTGGCATTAGCGCGTTTATGATCCCGAAAGGGACGGAAGGCGTTGCGTTCTCTCAGCCAGAAAAAACCATGGGGCTGCGTGGTAGCACCATCTATGAATTAGCGCTCAACTGCTGGTTACCTGAATCGGCATTGCTGGGGGAAGAGGGCAAAGGGTTCCATACGGCGATGGAAGTGTTGGATAAAGGTCGTGTGGAAGTGGCGGCAACTTCATTGGGGATCGCCCGTGCAGCCATGGAAAGCACATTAGGTTGGGTGAAGGAGCGTCAGATTGGTAAGAAGCCACTGGCGGCCTATCAAGGAACGCAATGGAAAATCGCCGATATGCATACGCAATTGGAAGCGGCACGAATGCTGACATGGAACGCGGCTGAGCTGCGCGACTCTGGACAGCGTTTTAGTTTGCAATCAGCCACCGCGAAACTGTTTGCGGCGGAGTGCGCAGGTTTTGTGACGGATGCCGCGCTGCAACTGCACGGGGGGTATGGTTATATTCGCGATCTACCCCTAGAGCGCTATGTACGAGATGCCCGTATTTTGCGTATCTTTGAAGGGACATCAGAAATTCAAAAAATCATTATTTCGCGCGCCGTTCTCGACGCGTAA